The following is a genomic window from Campylobacter lari subsp. lari.
CAGCTTGCGCAATATACTCCACCATCCTCATCAAGCATACTTAAATTTAAAAGTTTTTGTGAATGGATAAATTTTTTAATTCTTTCATCCATTGTTATTGGCTTTAAGCTTTAAAATTTTTTGATAACTTAAGTGTGTTAAGAAAATCACATAAAACACTTGTAAAAATAAACCAAGCAAAGGTATGCTTGATAAAGTAAAAAAGACTAAAGTGATAATTTTAAAATACAACGGTGATGAATTTTTATAAAAATCATCAAAATTGTTTTTATCTAAGACATTACTTAATACATCTAGCAATAAAAGTTTATGAAATAAATAATAAAATACTCCATAATAAATCACAATGCTAACAAAAGGTATAATCAATAAGAAAGTGGCTACTGCAAATAATACGCATGAGATGAGTAAAAATTTGAATGTTTTAAGTAAAATTTCTAAAGAATTTACTTCTTTTTGTATAGAATGGTTGTAGTATTTTTGGTTGATTTTTTTAACTATATAAGGAGTTAAAAAAGAAATTATAAACATAGTAAAAAATACAGAGGCAAATACTACTATAAAAAATCCACCTATAGCACTTAAAAATGCAAGTGAAAATT
Proteins encoded in this region:
- a CDS encoding EI24 domain-containing protein — its product is MNILYLSLQDFLSRPFLKFSTLPFLISLVIFALLVYYSYDIFFSYIEDVVSGSFMAWFFSFSIVQFSLAFLSAIGGFFIVVFASVFFTMFIISFLTPYIVKKINQKYYNHSIQKEVNSLEILLKTFKFLLISCVLFAVATFLLIIPFVSIVIYYGVFYYLFHKLLLLDVLSNVLDKNNFDDFYKNSSPLYFKIITLVFFTLSSIPLLGLFLQVFYVIFLTHLSYQKILKLKANNNG